One Chryseobacterium sp. StRB126 genomic region harbors:
- a CDS encoding reprolysin-like metallopeptidase, whose amino-acid sequence MKHYFLIFALMIPFLGFSQWKRTELRSEKVKKSQEKLEFSGLYSLDAHQLKQLLKNAPARFSSQKGTIISLPTVKGGLEKFQVWEYSNMAPELQEKYPDIKSYVGTALEDPSVYLRFSLSPVGFSSMITRSGISEFIEVYTEDRTVYAVFDSNARRGQDKEPFECSTKEQAIESTPEKKNNAVNKKTAGFNTFRMALSCTGEYAQYHLTAAGTPATATDIQKKAVILSAMNASLTRMNGVFEKDLSVHFNLIANNDAIIFLNSATDPYPDDAGPDEAHIGIVSQISISDFDMGHLLDKKDANGAAYTDALCGSLPGRGWTACNFPEGDTYDIDYVAHEMGHQMGAGHTYTSHTNQANQKVEPASGSTIMAYTGIIGGNLDVQFNSDAYYHINSVNQIKNRINSISCGVTTAFTNPAPTVTLGGNYIIPKSTPFVLKGTTTDANAGSYTYTIEETDQAANAQMGTNSYAYATKPSGPVFRSKMPISTSQRYFPEFNTVLSGVLTTRWESVSSVARTLNFNMSVRDNNPLQPQVGQNTSAVTVNANTGPFQVTAPTFGQSLSSAGSFMVTWDVAGTNAAPVNTANVNIKLSRNGGQTFTTIVANTPNDGSEQITIPAGSTASNAYIMIEAVGNVYYAVSPSFVIDYSVTGESCSTYTYSGDPISIKDGPGGSNISSPIVKVPLMVNNPGVITKVKITPAVTHPNVRHLSLGIESPTGASALFWNRSCNNSSGITAAFSDTGAAVACASPVQGETKSYETLTIFKGHKAQGEWKLFASDNNPGSVGTITGWSLEVCTQQTGTLATREVSSSPLADDIKVYPNPSDGNFFIKSQNIKGEVKVTLFDSSGRLIHSSAYQSEGNNTKEMNVKVPKGVYVISINSSKGVYNSKLVIK is encoded by the coding sequence ATGAAACATTATTTCTTAATTTTCGCACTGATGATTCCTTTCCTGGGATTTTCACAGTGGAAAAGGACCGAGCTTAGGTCTGAAAAAGTGAAAAAATCTCAGGAAAAACTCGAATTTTCAGGATTATATTCACTTGATGCCCATCAGCTCAAACAACTTCTGAAAAATGCACCTGCCCGTTTTTCAAGCCAGAAAGGAACAATTATTTCTCTTCCTACTGTTAAGGGAGGATTAGAAAAATTTCAGGTTTGGGAATATTCTAATATGGCACCAGAGCTACAGGAAAAATATCCAGATATTAAATCCTATGTAGGAACTGCATTGGAAGATCCTAGTGTATATTTAAGATTCAGTTTATCACCGGTAGGATTTTCTTCTATGATAACCCGTTCCGGAATCTCAGAATTTATTGAAGTTTATACAGAAGACAGAACAGTATACGCTGTTTTTGACTCTAATGCGAGGAGAGGGCAGGACAAAGAACCGTTTGAATGTTCCACAAAGGAGCAAGCAATAGAAAGTACCCCTGAAAAAAAAAACAATGCGGTAAATAAAAAAACGGCGGGATTTAATACTTTTAGAATGGCACTTTCTTGTACAGGAGAATATGCACAATATCATTTAACTGCTGCCGGAACTCCTGCTACAGCTACTGACATACAAAAAAAAGCTGTGATTTTGTCGGCAATGAATGCTTCTTTAACCAGAATGAACGGAGTTTTTGAAAAAGATCTGTCTGTTCATTTTAATTTGATTGCCAATAATGATGCTATTATATTTTTGAATTCAGCAACAGATCCATATCCTGATGATGCCGGTCCTGATGAAGCTCATATAGGTATTGTGTCCCAAATTAGTATATCAGATTTTGATATGGGACACCTACTGGATAAAAAAGATGCTAATGGAGCAGCTTATACTGATGCTTTATGCGGTTCTCTTCCTGGAAGAGGTTGGACTGCCTGTAACTTCCCTGAGGGAGACACCTATGATATAGATTATGTTGCTCATGAAATGGGGCATCAAATGGGGGCAGGACATACTTATACTTCCCATACAAATCAGGCTAATCAAAAAGTAGAACCAGCCAGTGGAAGTACAATTATGGCTTATACAGGAATTATAGGAGGGAATTTAGATGTTCAGTTCAATTCTGATGCTTATTACCATATAAATAGTGTTAACCAAATTAAAAATAGAATAAATTCAATTTCATGTGGAGTAACTACAGCTTTCACAAACCCAGCACCTACAGTAACACTTGGAGGGAATTATATTATTCCAAAATCTACTCCATTTGTTTTAAAAGGAACAACAACCGATGCTAATGCAGGATCTTATACTTATACGATAGAAGAGACGGATCAGGCTGCTAATGCTCAAATGGGAACTAATTCCTATGCTTATGCTACAAAACCTTCAGGTCCTGTTTTTAGATCAAAAATGCCAATAAGTACTTCACAGAGATATTTCCCTGAGTTTAATACCGTATTATCCGGTGTGTTGACAACCCGATGGGAGTCTGTTTCCAGTGTTGCGAGAACTCTTAATTTTAATATGTCTGTAAGAGATAATAATCCTTTGCAGCCTCAGGTAGGGCAGAATACGTCTGCAGTAACAGTAAATGCAAATACGGGTCCTTTTCAAGTGACTGCGCCAACATTTGGGCAGTCATTATCTTCAGCAGGAAGCTTTATGGTAACTTGGGATGTGGCTGGTACCAATGCTGCACCAGTAAATACAGCCAATGTAAACATTAAATTATCTAGAAATGGAGGACAAACATTTACTACAATTGTTGCCAATACACCTAATGATGGGAGTGAACAAATAACTATTCCTGCAGGCTCTACCGCATCCAATGCTTATATTATGATTGAAGCAGTAGGAAATGTTTACTATGCAGTGAGCCCTAGCTTTGTGATAGATTATAGTGTAACCGGTGAAAGTTGTAGTACCTATACGTATAGCGGAGATCCGATATCCATTAAAGATGGTCCTGGAGGAAGCAATATATCATCACCTATTGTGAAAGTCCCTTTAATGGTAAACAATCCCGGAGTTATTACCAAGGTTAAAATTACCCCTGCTGTTACCCATCCGAATGTAAGACACTTATCTTTGGGTATTGAAAGTCCTACAGGAGCTTCTGCTTTGTTCTGGAACCGAAGCTGTAACAATTCTTCCGGAATTACAGCGGCATTCAGTGATACTGGAGCTGCTGTTGCTTGTGCTTCGCCAGTTCAGGGAGAAACTAAATCGTATGAAACTTTAACTATCTTTAAAGGTCATAAAGCACAGGGAGAATGGAAACTGTTTGCTTCAGACAATAATCCGGGAAGTGTAGGGACTATTACAGGATGGTCACTGGAAGTATGTACACAACAAACAGGGACTTTAGCTACCAGAGAAGTATCTTCGTCTCCATTGGCCGATGATATTAAAGTATATCCAAATCCAAGTGATGGCAATTTCTTTATCAAATCTCAGAATATAAAAGGGGAAGTGAAAGTAACGTTATTTGATTCAAGTGGAAGACTGATCCATTCATCAGCCTATCAAAGTGAAGGAAATAATACCAAAGAAATGAATGTTAAGGTACCTAAAGGAGTATATGTAATCAGCATTAACTCTTCAAAAGGAGTATACAACAGTAAACTGGTTATAAAATAA
- a CDS encoding helix-hairpin-helix domain-containing protein, translated as MMRKNYYQKLAFMVILLAILLAFQQYTSRDKESFPDIKFIAGNSITANITDFDPNILTPERWQKLGFSEKQVSTILKYKDIVGGTFTSKEQLKKCYAISDEKFEEIKPFILLPEASVKDHSKRFTNFEKKKIIVSGKFNPDLKTSHDWVKMGFSERQAEAMIKYKNYLGGSFISMEKFKECFIISPENYNKLRPYLLLPAKTPENFKTSGFNHPDKIKVQYYTFDPNLLDVEGWRALGFSDKQTQAIVNYRDKNLHGSFKNMDDIQKCFVISAEKFQEMKPFIKLNPETIKKVEIQQEKTDFSKTDLNTITFKQLIEFGLDEKSAGSMIGFRKKLKGFVNKQQILDTYNIDKELVQKLISIAPLDASNVPKYTLADAPEEWLKDHPYFKYSADKIIFYRTTYPDDKKILKFLKLKPEYEERMKLYLK; from the coding sequence ATGATGAGAAAAAACTATTACCAAAAGCTGGCTTTTATGGTCATTTTACTGGCTATTCTATTGGCTTTTCAGCAATATACAAGCAGGGATAAAGAATCTTTTCCCGATATAAAATTTATTGCCGGCAATTCAATTACTGCCAACATAACAGATTTCGACCCGAATATTTTAACTCCGGAGCGATGGCAAAAGCTTGGTTTTTCTGAAAAACAGGTATCTACTATTCTTAAATATAAAGATATTGTAGGTGGAACTTTTACATCCAAAGAGCAGCTAAAAAAATGCTATGCTATTTCTGATGAAAAATTTGAAGAAATAAAACCTTTCATACTACTTCCTGAGGCTTCTGTAAAGGATCATTCAAAACGTTTTACCAACTTTGAAAAGAAAAAAATTATAGTTTCCGGAAAGTTCAATCCTGATCTCAAAACTTCCCATGACTGGGTCAAAATGGGGTTCAGTGAAAGGCAGGCTGAAGCTATGATAAAGTATAAAAACTATTTGGGTGGCAGCTTTATCAGTATGGAAAAATTCAAAGAATGCTTTATCATTTCCCCGGAAAATTACAACAAACTGAGACCTTATCTACTTTTACCTGCAAAAACTCCTGAAAATTTTAAGACTTCCGGCTTCAATCATCCTGATAAGATTAAGGTACAGTATTATACTTTTGATCCGAACCTTCTTGATGTTGAAGGATGGAGGGCACTTGGCTTTTCAGATAAACAAACTCAGGCTATCGTCAATTACCGTGATAAAAATCTTCATGGCAGTTTTAAAAACATGGATGATATTCAAAAATGCTTTGTTATTTCTGCAGAAAAGTTTCAGGAGATGAAACCTTTTATTAAACTCAATCCCGAGACTATAAAGAAAGTGGAAATACAGCAGGAAAAAACGGATTTTTCAAAAACAGATCTCAACACTATTACGTTCAAACAACTTATAGAATTTGGGTTGGATGAGAAAAGTGCCGGTTCTATGATTGGCTTTAGAAAAAAACTGAAAGGTTTTGTTAATAAACAGCAGATTCTGGATACTTATAATATTGATAAAGAATTGGTTCAAAAATTAATATCCATTGCTCCATTAGATGCATCCAATGTTCCAAAATACACCTTAGCGGATGCTCCTGAAGAATGGCTTAAAGATCATCCCTATTTCAAATATTCCGCAGATAAAATCATATTCTACCGGACAACTTATCCTGATGATAAGAAAATTCTAAAGTTTCTGAAATTAAAACCTGAATATGAAGAAAGAATGAAATTGTATTTAAAATAA
- a CDS encoding MerR family transcriptional regulator: protein MKINLPDKLYYSIGEVAKAFDVNTSLIRYWEQEFPIIKPKKNKKGNRYFTPEDIKNLQMIYHLVKEKGYTLDGARVALTTNSKISETITIIDRLEFVKAELLKLKESLGDRDSE, encoded by the coding sequence ATGAAAATAAACTTACCTGATAAACTGTATTACTCCATAGGAGAAGTCGCTAAGGCATTCGATGTAAACACTTCATTAATACGCTATTGGGAACAGGAATTTCCTATCATCAAACCTAAAAAGAATAAAAAAGGAAATCGTTACTTCACTCCTGAGGACATCAAGAACCTACAGATGATCTATCATTTGGTAAAAGAAAAAGGATATACATTGGATGGAGCCCGTGTTGCCTTGACTACCAATAGTAAAATTTCAGAAACCATCACCATTATTGACCGCCTTGAGTTTGTAAAAGCAGAGCTTTTAAAGCTGAAAGAATCATTGGGTGATAGAGACTCTGAATAA
- the rluF gene encoding 23S rRNA pseudouridine(2604) synthase RluF, which yields MEKTRINKYLSEVGYCSRRAADKLLEEGRIKINGKIPELGTKVSDDDLVEVDGKPIREPQEKPVYIAFNKPVGIVCTTDTKREKNNIVDYINHPKRIFPIGRLDKPSEGLILLTSDGDIVNKILRARNNHEKEYIVRVDKPLNPRFLEKMRNGVPILDTVTKKCEVEKIDDMNFRIILTQGLNRQIRRMCEYLGYEVKKLKRIRIMNIKLDLPIGKWRDLTEDELKSLNTLLTDSSKTID from the coding sequence ATGGAAAAGACACGTATTAATAAATATTTATCAGAAGTAGGTTACTGTTCAAGAAGAGCAGCAGATAAGTTGTTGGAAGAAGGAAGGATAAAGATTAACGGAAAGATTCCCGAATTGGGAACCAAAGTTTCCGATGATGATCTCGTGGAAGTAGACGGAAAACCTATCAGAGAACCACAGGAAAAACCAGTTTATATTGCTTTTAATAAACCAGTAGGAATTGTATGTACTACAGATACAAAACGTGAAAAGAATAATATCGTAGACTATATCAATCACCCCAAAAGAATTTTCCCGATTGGAAGGCTGGATAAGCCCAGTGAAGGTCTTATTCTTTTAACCAGTGATGGAGATATTGTAAATAAAATCCTGCGTGCAAGAAACAATCATGAAAAAGAGTATATTGTAAGAGTAGATAAGCCCCTTAATCCGAGATTTCTTGAAAAAATGAGAAATGGAGTTCCTATCCTGGATACTGTGACTAAAAAATGTGAGGTGGAAAAGATTGATGATATGAATTTCAGAATTATTCTTACCCAAGGATTAAACAGACAAATCCGTAGAATGTGTGAATACCTTGGCTATGAAGTAAAAAAACTGAAAAGAATTCGTATCATGAATATCAAACTTGATCTCCCAATCGGAAAATGGAGAGATTTAACAGAGGATGAGCTGAAATCTTTAAACACTTTGCTCACAGACTCAAGTAAAACAATCGATTAA
- a CDS encoding DUF3098 domain-containing protein, translating into MSKKTNKFSASNFGSEAEAPQENTFYFGQQNFKWMLIGLAFIVVGFLLMMGPDANTVDGKLDPNSWNDDIFSIRRIRIAPLFVVIGFVIEIYAILKRK; encoded by the coding sequence ATGAGCAAAAAAACAAATAAATTTTCTGCTTCAAACTTCGGAAGTGAAGCAGAAGCACCACAGGAAAACACGTTCTATTTCGGACAGCAGAACTTTAAATGGATGCTGATCGGGCTGGCATTTATTGTGGTTGGATTTCTGTTGATGATGGGGCCTGATGCCAATACCGTAGACGGTAAGCTTGATCCCAATTCATGGAATGATGATATCTTTTCCATAAGAAGGATCAGAATCGCTCCGTTATTTGTTGTGATAGGTTTTGTAATAGAAATCTACGCTATTTTAAAAAGAAAATAA
- a CDS encoding undecaprenyl-diphosphate phosphatase, translated as MDIIKAIIIAIVEGLTEYLPISSTAHMGFTASLLGMPEDEFLKMFQVSIQFGAILSVVVAYWKKFFDLKNIQFYFKLAFAVVPALVLGYLFDDKIEAVLGNQIAISSVLVLGGVVLLFADKWFKNPTIDDEKGITIKKAITIGFWQCLAMMPGTSRSAASIIGGMTQGLTRKAAAEFSFFLAVPTMLAVTVYSVFVKTWGKETANPQKGYEMIMASQDHIMIFVIGNVVAFIVALIAIKAFIGVLNKYGFKPWGWYRIFVGIALLIYFYFFK; from the coding sequence ATGGATATAATTAAAGCGATTATTATTGCCATCGTAGAGGGATTAACGGAGTATCTTCCTATCTCATCTACAGCGCACATGGGATTCACTGCTAGTTTATTGGGAATGCCTGAGGATGAATTTCTAAAAATGTTTCAGGTATCCATTCAGTTTGGGGCTATCTTATCAGTTGTAGTGGCTTATTGGAAGAAGTTTTTTGACTTGAAAAATATTCAGTTTTACTTTAAGCTGGCATTTGCCGTAGTTCCTGCATTGGTGTTGGGGTATTTATTCGATGATAAAATTGAAGCCGTTCTGGGAAATCAGATTGCTATTTCTTCTGTATTGGTTTTAGGAGGTGTTGTTTTATTATTTGCAGATAAATGGTTTAAAAATCCTACGATTGATGATGAGAAGGGGATTACTATAAAAAAAGCAATTACCATAGGGTTCTGGCAATGTCTGGCTATGATGCCGGGAACCAGCCGTAGTGCTGCTTCCATTATTGGTGGTATGACACAGGGGCTTACCAGAAAAGCTGCTGCAGAATTCTCTTTCTTCCTTGCTGTACCTACCATGTTAGCCGTAACGGTGTATTCTGTTTTTGTAAAAACATGGGGAAAGGAAACAGCTAATCCTCAGAAAGGATATGAAATGATTATGGCCTCACAGGATCACATTATGATCTTTGTAATTGGGAACGTTGTGGCTTTCATTGTAGCGCTTATCGCCATCAAAGCCTTCATTGGAGTACTTAACAAATATGGTTTCAAACCTTGGGGATGGTACCGGATTTTCGTAGGAATTGCTTTATTAATCTATTTCTATTTCTTTAAATAA
- a CDS encoding cell division protein FtsX: protein MAKSVDEFNKKRLRSSNITVVISIALVLFLLGLMGLILINAQKYSDYIKEQLVVNAYFDENYDAKDSVKIAKLEEETFKKVQTLAPVKKATYISRSMAAKEAKKSMGIDSDALFEENIFPSSIEVALKPEYVDPAKIDEAIKVIKSVPGIIDVKNDSTLMVDVYNNLSRILKWIFGFSLLFLVLAVVLINNSIRLKIFSKRFIIKTMQLVGAKRRFILKPFIIEAIVLGAIGSLIGLLALGGVWYYFTSQIGSAFVQDNNQYFWLVILVLGVGIFISVLSTIFATWRFLKSNVDDLYYS from the coding sequence ATGGCTAAATCTGTAGATGAGTTTAATAAGAAAAGGCTTCGGTCCAGCAATATTACAGTAGTGATAAGTATTGCCTTAGTGTTATTTTTGTTAGGTTTAATGGGGCTTATTTTAATTAATGCCCAGAAATATTCTGACTATATCAAAGAACAGTTGGTGGTGAACGCCTACTTTGATGAAAATTATGACGCTAAAGATTCTGTGAAAATTGCAAAACTGGAAGAAGAAACTTTTAAAAAGGTACAGACATTAGCTCCTGTAAAAAAAGCAACCTATATTTCAAGAAGCATGGCCGCTAAGGAAGCTAAGAAAAGTATGGGAATTGATAGTGATGCATTGTTTGAAGAAAATATCTTCCCATCATCTATTGAAGTTGCTTTAAAACCTGAATACGTAGATCCTGCGAAAATTGATGAGGCAATCAAGGTAATAAAATCAGTTCCTGGCATCATTGATGTGAAGAATGACAGTACTTTGATGGTAGATGTTTACAACAACCTGAGCAGAATCTTAAAATGGATTTTCGGATTTTCATTACTGTTCCTTGTATTGGCTGTAGTGTTAATCAACAACTCCATCCGTCTGAAAATTTTCTCCAAGAGATTTATTATTAAAACCATGCAGCTGGTAGGAGCAAAAAGAAGATTTATTCTTAAGCCTTTTATCATTGAAGCAATTGTTTTAGGTGCCATAGGTTCTTTAATCGGGCTTCTTGCCCTGGGAGGGGTTTGGTATTATTTCACAAGCCAGATCGGATCAGCTTTTGTACAGGACAACAATCAGTATTTCTGGTTAGTAATCTTGGTGTTGGGAGTAGGAATTTTTATTTCTGTCTTAAGTACTATTTTTGCAACATGGAGATTCTTAAAATCAAACGTTGACGATTTATATTACTCTTAA
- a CDS encoding AraC family transcriptional regulator produces the protein MNSISVLHIDLFQGKNPSDFYFNTMKNHLIVGHQHIEKPHRHDFYAAVLFTHGNGVHEIDFQRYDVSEGSLFFLSPGQIHSWELSEDIEGYIFFCSQEFYEMHYVNQKLRNFPFFGSVSFPRKLQLDVVELEKNIHLFQELGREHLSNNLMKNGLILSFMSQIFINSTRLFSKDFDTLTSSAGLSYFKHYQDFENLIEQYFTEHKSIAYYASLLGISSKHLNRTVQAVVQKTATEVITERVVLEAKRMLMYLDENLVEIAFRLGYEEYSYFVRVFRKNSGMTPTQFMRKYKA, from the coding sequence ATGAATTCTATTTCCGTTCTTCATATTGATCTTTTTCAGGGTAAGAATCCTTCGGATTTTTATTTTAATACGATGAAAAACCATTTGATTGTGGGGCATCAGCATATAGAAAAACCTCATAGGCATGATTTTTATGCAGCTGTTCTTTTTACTCACGGAAATGGTGTTCATGAGATAGACTTTCAGCGGTATGATGTTTCGGAAGGAAGCTTGTTTTTTCTCTCACCGGGACAAATTCACAGTTGGGAGCTTTCAGAAGATATTGAAGGGTATATTTTCTTTTGTTCCCAGGAATTTTATGAAATGCATTATGTGAATCAGAAACTAAGAAATTTTCCTTTTTTCGGCTCAGTATCTTTTCCCAGAAAACTGCAACTGGATGTCGTAGAACTGGAAAAGAACATCCATTTGTTTCAGGAACTGGGAAGGGAGCATCTATCTAACAATCTGATGAAAAATGGACTTATCCTATCATTCATGTCTCAGATTTTCATCAATTCAACCCGGCTGTTTTCAAAGGATTTCGATACACTAACCTCTTCTGCCGGACTTTCCTATTTTAAGCATTATCAGGACTTTGAAAATCTTATCGAGCAATATTTTACTGAACATAAATCCATTGCTTATTATGCATCTTTATTGGGTATTTCATCAAAACATCTGAACAGAACCGTACAGGCGGTAGTGCAGAAAACAGCTACAGAAGTTATCACAGAAAGGGTCGTGCTGGAAGCTAAGAGAATGCTGATGTACCTCGATGAAAACCTTGTAGAGATTGCCTTCAGACTAGGGTATGAAGAATATTCCTACTTTGTAAGAGTCTTCCGGAAAAATTCCGGAATGACCCCTACTCAGTTTATGAGGAAATATAAGGCCTAA
- the truB gene encoding tRNA pseudouridine(55) synthase TruB — protein MTAEELKSGYIFLLDKPLDWTSFQAVNKMKYKLKREFDLPKKFKIGHAGTLDPRATGLLIVCCGKFTKKIPEIQDAPKEYWTEIKIGVQTESYDTEKPEILHQDIVHITEEQVKEVLEKFVGEIEQKPPVYSAIKIDGERAYNLARAGEEVEMKSRKTTIHYLNDIKIDFPLISFTVGCSKGTYIRSLAHDIGQELGVGAYLTQLRRTKIGEYKIEDATDQFLSNDFRFLANEK, from the coding sequence ATGACGGCGGAAGAACTGAAATCAGGATACATATTTTTATTAGATAAGCCTTTGGACTGGACTTCCTTCCAGGCTGTTAATAAAATGAAATATAAATTGAAAAGGGAATTTGACCTTCCTAAAAAATTTAAAATCGGACATGCAGGAACCCTGGACCCAAGAGCGACTGGACTTCTCATTGTTTGTTGCGGAAAATTCACCAAAAAGATTCCTGAAATTCAGGACGCACCTAAAGAATACTGGACAGAGATCAAAATAGGAGTTCAAACAGAATCCTACGATACTGAAAAACCGGAAATTCTTCATCAGGATATAGTCCATATCACAGAGGAGCAGGTAAAAGAAGTTTTGGAAAAATTCGTTGGGGAAATTGAACAAAAACCACCGGTGTATTCTGCCATAAAGATTGATGGTGAAAGAGCCTATAATCTGGCTAGAGCAGGAGAGGAAGTAGAAATGAAATCCAGAAAAACAACGATTCATTATCTCAATGATATAAAAATAGATTTTCCTTTGATAAGTTTTACCGTTGGATGTTCAAAAGGTACTTATATCAGAAGTTTGGCCCATGATATCGGCCAGGAATTAGGTGTAGGTGCTTATTTGACACAATTGAGAAGAACAAAAATCGGAGAGTATAAAATTGAAGATGCTACAGATCAGTTTTTAAGTAACGATTTTAGATTTTTAGCGAATGAAAAATGA
- a CDS encoding YncE family protein: protein MKLKFNQVPLFIIILMIFSNCQHENHPEIPHDTAFFIDYRSLTGQSDGIAVIELDPEAPDFGNISNKLELGVGVLPHHLYYNQNKNKLYTTALGGSYLYEIKAEKDKIGQPKLVSATPIDTGENTVGENLFFTNDGRFFMTFMGGAGGLKDGSVGVFNANNNQLIKTIKAPIQDNPNKFIMYPHGISVNEEKGLMMVTSTIHPDLTSGFGNTCTLIDLNTYELKETYQVADSPTDLSSPVEVLLLRGKFPQYALATTMLGGDIWIAPYNAATKKYDAFTKIFDGSTQGLGWTLEMYIDDNNRLYVSFADPGKVLVFDISNLPNLKLLKTLTADKGAHHMVFFKTKKGKEVVAVQNNLLDIPNLNSGTISVIEIATGKTLGTVNLRSKYGILPESIEGTNGPSNYMHH, encoded by the coding sequence ATGAAATTGAAATTTAACCAAGTTCCCCTATTTATCATTATCCTGATGATATTTTCTAATTGTCAACATGAAAATCATCCAGAGATTCCACACGACACTGCTTTTTTTATTGATTATAGAAGCTTGACAGGCCAATCCGATGGTATAGCGGTGATAGAGCTTGATCCTGAAGCTCCCGATTTTGGAAATATTAGTAATAAACTTGAGTTAGGCGTTGGTGTTCTGCCTCATCATCTTTATTATAATCAGAACAAAAATAAATTGTATACAACGGCTTTGGGGGGCAGTTATCTTTATGAAATAAAAGCAGAAAAAGATAAAATAGGACAGCCCAAATTAGTAAGTGCAACACCTATTGATACTGGAGAGAATACAGTGGGAGAAAATTTATTCTTCACCAATGACGGAAGATTCTTTATGACCTTTATGGGTGGAGCTGGAGGCTTAAAAGATGGAAGCGTAGGGGTTTTTAATGCTAATAATAATCAGCTTATCAAAACCATCAAAGCTCCAATTCAGGACAATCCCAACAAGTTTATTATGTATCCGCATGGCATTTCTGTGAATGAAGAAAAAGGGCTCATGATGGTTACCTCTACCATTCACCCTGATCTTACCAGTGGTTTTGGAAATACCTGTACCTTAATAGATCTGAATACTTATGAATTAAAAGAAACCTATCAGGTTGCAGATTCACCAACGGATTTATCCAGCCCAGTCGAAGTTTTATTGCTTCGTGGAAAATTTCCACAATATGCCCTTGCTACAACAATGCTTGGAGGTGATATCTGGATTGCTCCATACAATGCTGCCACTAAGAAATATGATGCTTTTACCAAAATATTTGATGGAAGTACCCAAGGATTAGGCTGGACGCTCGAAATGTATATTGATGATAACAACAGACTCTATGTAAGTTTTGCAGATCCTGGAAAAGTTTTGGTCTTTGACATCAGTAATCTTCCCAATCTAAAACTTTTAAAAACCCTTACCGCAGATAAAGGAGCTCATCACATGGTTTTCTTTAAAACTAAAAAAGGAAAAGAAGTGGTAGCAGTACAAAATAACCTGCTTGATATTCCTAACTTAAATTCCGGCACCATTAGTGTTATTGAAATTGCGACCGGAAAAACCCTTGGGACAGTTAATTTACGCTCCAAATATGGAATACTCCCTGAATCAATTGAAGGAACCAATGGTCCTAGTAATTATATGCATCACTAA